One region of Miscanthus floridulus cultivar M001 chromosome 19, ASM1932011v1, whole genome shotgun sequence genomic DNA includes:
- the LOC136528748 gene encoding uncharacterized protein, giving the protein MAATWQGAWRSRVSSTESGSADIVHHPNQRPPQPYLADYINNNYGISSTTTASSATCTTLSNTTYTTTASSSSASALAVRVLHSFMPAPNTSTLVVEEDTEEVGHETATEQNKAKTREHMRDLIHGSDPLDRWLWELQVIWVLHLAQLDASAGRAFVSRRLQHTARSWVLALHGISRSIVSFTGWCPSQEEEEEALQQLQTCWPPTSELVGFFAATFSHMLPFVDVVVALEIIDPSASDDDHRIIVSGSRGGVASAHKFQALADVRDALAGALEHVQLWDSWLSSSLQLQAEAKRASGMMCRLLLARLDRLDEAIRDTRDYIKTQFMSLTGDRHHDSTASGLAEDLSPGIHKATKSALSCIIVLSTSYKRCAVDLPTIHEAPASVRVNGKDAPAATGNENTSSSTNLIMVMIRSLEEKLTRVSESFPDQSLRFLFLINNLYFVWHQLRINQRLVDVPMYALTHKIDGYINSYIQVSWTPVLKPLHDHTPCCLTRYSAQHNFETKFEKTYIKQKLWKVPDPELREELRAAIIKKVIPAFTKFLEDNVVSASRVTPKELEEMLEELFEG; this is encoded by the coding sequence ATGGCGGCTACCTGGCAGGGAGCATGGAGGTCGAGGGTCTCATCCACTGAGAGCGGCAGTGCCGATATCGTTCATCACCCCAACCAGAGACCGCCGCAGCCCTACCTGGCCGATTACATCAACAACAACTATGGCATCAGTAGCACCACCACTGCTTCATCAGCTACCTGCACCACCCTGtccaacaccacctacacaaccactgccagcagcagcagcgcctcAGCTCTAGCTGTTCGTGTCCTCCACTCGTTCATGCCCGCTCCCAACACCTCCACGTTGGTCGTGGAAGAAGACACGGAGGAGGTCGGCCACGAAACGGCCACGGAGCAAAACAAGGCGAAGACACGCGAGCACATGAGGGACCTCATCCATGGATCGGATCCCTTGGACAGGTGGCTCTGGGAGCTGCAAGTCATCTGGGTTCTCCACCTTGCTCAGCTGGATGCGTCCGCTGGGAGGGCCTTCGTCTCGCGGCGACTCCAGCACACTGCACGCAGCTGGGTCCTAGCTCTGCACGGCATCAGCAGATCCATCGTTAGCTTCACTGGATGGTGTCCTAgccaggaggaggaagaagaagctctACAGCAGCTACAAACCTGCTGGCCACCTACGTCAGAGCTGGTAGGATTTTTTGCAGCAACCTTCTCGCATATGCTCCCTTTTGTTGATGTCGTTGTTGCATTGGAAATCATTGATCCTAGTGCCAGCGACGACGACCATCGGATTATTGTTTCTGGCAGTAGGGGTGGAGTGGCATCAGCTCACAAATTCCAGGCACTAGCAGACGTCCGTGACGCTCTCGCCGGTGCCTTGGAACATGTCCAACTCTGGGACTCGTGGCTCTCTTCCTCACTCCAACTGCAAGCAGAAGCCAAAAGAGCAAGTGGCATGATGTGTAGGCTCTTGCTAGCGAGATTGGACAGGCTGGATGAAGCCATACGGGACACAAGAGACTACATCAAGACTCAGTTCATGTCCTTGACGGGTGATCGTCACCATGACTCTACAGCATCAGGACTGGCGGAGGACCTATCACCTGGCATTCACAAGGCCACTAAGTCCGCGCTAAGTTGCATCATTGTGCTGTCGACTAGCTACAAACGATGTGCAGTGGATCTTCCTACCATTCATGAAGCACCAGCATCAGTTCGTGTAAATGGTAAGGACGCCCCTGCAGCAACAGGCAATGAGAATACCAGTTCTTCTACCAACTTGATCATGGTGATGATCCGTTCTCTAGAAGAAAAGCTCACCAGAGTGTCAGAGTCATTTCCAGATCAGAGCCTCAGGTTCCTATTCTTGATCAACAACTTATACTTTGTCTGGCATCAGCTTCGTATAAATCAGCGGCTTGTGGATGTCCCCATGTATGCCTTGACTCACAAGATCGATGGTTACATAAACAGTTATATTCAAGTATCTTGGACACCGGTGTTGAAGCCCTTACATGATCATACACCTTGTTGCTTAACGAGATACTCAGCACAACATAATTTCGAGACAAAGTTTGAGAAGACCTACATCAAGCAAAAGCTCTGGAAGGTTCCAGACCCAGAGCTGAGGGAAGAGCTGCGGGCAGCCATCATCAAGAAAGTCATTCCAGCCTTCACAAAATTCTTGGAGGATAATGTTGTCAGTGCCTCAAGAGTCACTCCCAAGGAACTGGAAGAGATGTTGGAGGAGCTATTTGAAGGATAA